The Novosphingobium terrae genome has a window encoding:
- the rtcA gene encoding RNA 3'-terminal phosphate cyclase, translating into MITIDGSEGEGGGQMVRNSCALSLVTAKPFRITDIRGKRSRPGLMRQHVTAVEAACAISGSECSGLTVGSSELTFRPGKVTPGEYHFAVGTAGSTGLVLQTVLMPLVLADGPSRLVLEGGTHNMMAPPFDFIERVFLPVINRMGPQVSARLLRHGFYPRGGGRIEVEIAPAPLRPIKCLDRGETLDVAGQALFTGLPFNVAQRMLARAAEGLPDWAQDAFALRQLPEDQGPGVILMLEARYAHTTEIVSGFGQLGVPAERLAKTASARMKGYLEAKAFAGPYLADQLILPFVLAGGGGFTTVKPSQHLLTAIDIAQRFTGKRISVAQQPEGEHLVTVA; encoded by the coding sequence ATGATTACGATTGATGGATCGGAAGGCGAAGGCGGCGGGCAGATGGTGCGCAATTCATGCGCTCTGTCGCTGGTTACGGCCAAGCCTTTCCGCATCACCGATATTCGCGGCAAGCGTTCCCGCCCCGGCCTGATGCGCCAGCATGTGACAGCAGTGGAGGCCGCCTGCGCGATCTCCGGCAGCGAATGCAGCGGGCTGACGGTCGGTTCCTCGGAGCTGACCTTCCGCCCCGGCAAGGTGACGCCCGGCGAGTACCACTTCGCTGTCGGTACGGCGGGCAGCACCGGGCTGGTGCTGCAGACGGTGCTGATGCCGCTGGTGCTGGCCGATGGTCCCTCGCGGCTGGTGCTGGAGGGCGGCACGCATAACATGATGGCGCCGCCCTTCGATTTTATCGAGCGTGTGTTCCTGCCGGTGATCAACCGGATGGGGCCGCAGGTTTCGGCGCGTCTGCTGCGGCATGGCTTCTATCCGCGCGGTGGTGGGCGGATCGAGGTGGAGATCGCCCCGGCTCCGCTGCGCCCGATCAAGTGCCTTGATCGTGGCGAAACGCTGGATGTGGCGGGCCAAGCCCTGTTCACCGGCCTGCCCTTCAACGTTGCCCAGCGGATGCTGGCACGGGCGGCGGAAGGCTTGCCGGATTGGGCGCAGGATGCTTTCGCCTTGCGCCAGTTGCCCGAGGATCAGGGGCCGGGCGTCATCCTGATGCTGGAGGCGCGCTATGCTCACACCACCGAGATCGTCAGCGGTTTCGGCCAGTTGGGCGTGCCTGCCGAAAGGCTGGCCAAGACGGCCTCGGCGCGGATGAAGGGCTATCTGGAGGCGAAGGCTTTTGCCGGGCCCTATCTGGCCGATCAGTTGATCCTGCCTTTCGTGCTGGCGGGTGGAGGCGGTTTCACCACCGTCAAGCCGAGCCAGCATCTGCTGACGGCCATCGATATCGCCCAGCGCTTCACGGGCAAGCGGATCAGCGTGGCGCAGCAGCCGGAGGGTGAGCATCTCGTTACGGTGGCCTAA
- a CDS encoding RtcB family protein, with protein sequence MTQTTYDVMAREGGVPVKMWTRGVPVEDEARDQLSRAAQMPFVFKHVAAMPDVHVGIGATVGSVIPTRGAVIPAAVGVDIGCGMMAARTSLMAHDLPDSLEGIRSAIEQAVPHGRSVGRGQRDNGSWGSPPPTIVEAWATLAVRFERICAKHPRLKNTNNLTHLGTLGTGNHFIELCLDTEARVWVMLHSGSRGVGNAIGTFFIELAKQDMRKWHINLPDQDLAYFPEGTDHFDDYVEAVGWAQDFAALNRRMMMVNVIAALRKQISKPFEAEMEAVNCHHNYVTRENHFGENVLVTRKGAVRAAKGTLGIIPGSMGAKSFIVRGLGNPESFDSCSHGAGRIMSRTAAKKLVTLDEHIRDTAGVECRKDVGVIDETPRAYKPIEAVMAAQADLVEIVHTLKQVVCVKG encoded by the coding sequence ATGACCCAGACGACCTATGATGTGATGGCCCGTGAAGGCGGTGTGCCTGTGAAGATGTGGACGCGCGGCGTTCCCGTGGAGGACGAAGCGCGCGACCAGCTGTCGCGCGCCGCGCAGATGCCCTTTGTCTTCAAGCATGTGGCGGCGATGCCCGACGTGCATGTGGGGATCGGCGCCACGGTGGGATCGGTGATCCCCACCAGGGGCGCGGTAATCCCGGCGGCAGTGGGTGTCGATATCGGCTGCGGCATGATGGCGGCGCGCACCTCGCTGATGGCGCATGATCTGCCTGACTCGCTGGAGGGCATCCGCAGCGCCATCGAGCAGGCTGTGCCCCATGGGCGCAGCGTGGGGCGCGGCCAGCGCGACAATGGCTCATGGGGCAGTCCGCCCCCGACGATCGTCGAGGCCTGGGCCACGCTGGCCGTGCGGTTCGAACGGATCTGCGCCAAGCATCCCCGGCTAAAGAACACCAACAATCTGACGCATCTGGGCACGCTGGGCACGGGCAATCACTTTATCGAACTGTGCCTTGATACTGAGGCGCGGGTCTGGGTGATGCTGCATTCCGGCTCGCGGGGAGTGGGCAATGCCATCGGCACCTTCTTCATCGAGCTGGCCAAGCAGGACATGCGCAAATGGCATATCAACCTGCCCGATCAGGATCTGGCCTACTTCCCGGAAGGCACCGACCATTTCGACGATTATGTCGAGGCGGTCGGCTGGGCTCAGGACTTTGCCGCCCTGAACCGCAGGATGATGATGGTGAATGTCATCGCCGCCCTGCGCAAGCAGATCAGCAAGCCTTTCGAGGCCGAGATGGAAGCGGTGAACTGCCATCACAACTATGTGACGCGGGAAAACCACTTTGGCGAGAACGTGCTGGTCACCCGCAAGGGGGCGGTGCGTGCGGCCAAGGGCACTCTGGGGATCATCCCGGGCTCGATGGGGGCGAAGAGCTTTATCGTGCGCGGGCTGGGCAACCCGGAGAGCTTCGACAGCTGCAGCCATGGCGCGGGGCGGATCATGTCGCGCACTGCAGCGAAAAAGCTGGTCACGCTCGATGAACATATCCGCGATACGGCGGGCGTGGAATGCCGCAAGGATGTGGGCGTGATCGATGAGACGCCCCGCGCCTACAAGCCGATCGAAGCTGTGATGGCGGCGCAAGCCGATCTGGTGGAGATCGTCCATACGTTGAAGCAGGTGGTCTGCGTGAAGGGATAA
- a CDS encoding vWA domain-containing protein produces MANQSLFASPTAKVWPRADMANQSGAPAYAYGPEAKLAQLAATGTLADGFYSGAEAQLADVLAVAQAVSPEFVAKAAVYARTSGAMKDMPALLAAWLTVADPDLAVPVFRRVIDNGRMLRSFVQIMRSGQVGRTSLGTRPKRLVKEWLEQASMPRLMAAATGTSPSLADVVKMVHPAPADAARRAFYGWLIGKPYDVAALPQEIAAFEAWKREPKGELPPVPFEWLTAFPLSGKQWAVLASRMGWQALRMNLNTLARNGAFSVTGVTEAVAARLADVEAIARVRPMPYQLMVALGQAGDGVPLAVQAALESALETSLALVPALEGRIAICPDVSGSMGSPVTGYRKGASSKVRCIDVAALVAAAVLRRNSKARVIPFEQQVVALDLDPHARVAVNAAKLAGIGGGGTNVSAPLALLNKERAKVDMVVIVSDNQSWVDPSRYGATATMAEWSKLKARNPGAKLICIDIQPYGTTQARDGKDIMNVGGFTDAVFDAMARFARGETRDWISIVNQTEV; encoded by the coding sequence ATGGCCAATCAGAGCCTTTTTGCATCGCCGACCGCCAAGGTCTGGCCGCGCGCCGATATGGCCAACCAGTCCGGCGCGCCCGCCTACGCCTATGGCCCCGAGGCCAAGCTGGCCCAGCTGGCTGCAACGGGCACGCTGGCCGATGGCTTCTATTCCGGCGCCGAGGCTCAGCTGGCCGATGTGTTGGCAGTGGCTCAGGCGGTTTCGCCCGAGTTTGTGGCCAAGGCTGCGGTCTATGCCCGCACCTCCGGCGCGATGAAGGATATGCCTGCCCTGCTGGCGGCCTGGCTGACCGTCGCCGATCCCGATCTGGCGGTTCCCGTGTTCCGCCGCGTGATCGACAATGGGCGCATGCTGCGCAGCTTTGTGCAGATCATGCGTTCGGGTCAGGTGGGCCGCACCTCGCTGGGCACCCGCCCCAAGCGGCTGGTCAAGGAATGGCTGGAGCAGGCCTCGATGCCTCGCCTGATGGCGGCGGCGACGGGCACCAGCCCCAGTCTGGCCGATGTGGTAAAGATGGTGCATCCCGCTCCGGCGGATGCGGCGCGGCGTGCGTTCTATGGCTGGCTGATCGGCAAGCCTTATGATGTCGCTGCCCTGCCGCAGGAGATCGCCGCCTTCGAAGCATGGAAGCGTGAGCCCAAGGGCGAACTGCCTCCGGTGCCTTTCGAATGGCTGACTGCTTTCCCGCTTTCGGGCAAGCAGTGGGCCGTGCTGGCCAGCCGCATGGGCTGGCAGGCGCTGCGCATGAACCTCAACACGCTGGCGCGTAACGGTGCTTTCAGCGTGACGGGCGTGACCGAAGCGGTGGCCGCAAGGCTGGCCGATGTGGAGGCCATCGCGCGCGTTCGCCCCATGCCCTATCAGCTGATGGTGGCGTTGGGGCAGGCTGGTGATGGCGTGCCACTAGCGGTTCAGGCCGCTTTGGAAAGTGCGCTGGAAACCTCGCTGGCGCTGGTGCCCGCGCTGGAAGGGCGGATCGCGATATGCCCCGACGTGTCGGGTTCGATGGGTTCGCCTGTCACCGGCTATCGCAAGGGTGCCAGTTCGAAGGTGCGTTGCATCGATGTTGCCGCTCTGGTTGCCGCCGCTGTGCTGCGCCGGAACAGCAAGGCTCGGGTCATCCCCTTCGAGCAGCAGGTGGTGGCGTTGGACCTCGATCCCCATGCCCGCGTTGCCGTGAATGCGGCGAAGCTGGCGGGGATCGGCGGGGGTGGCACCAATGTCTCGGCGCCTTTGGCGCTCCTCAACAAGGAGCGGGCGAAGGTGGATATGGTGGTGATCGTCTCGGACAATCAGTCCTGGGTCGATCCCTCGCGATACGGCGCTACGGCGACGATGGCGGAGTGGAGCAAGCTGAAGGCCCGCAACCCGGGCGCGAAGCTGATCTGCATCGACATCCAGCCCTATGGCACCACGCAGGCCAGGGACGGCAAGGACATCATGAATGTCGGTGGCTTCACCGATGCGGTGTTCGACGCGATGGCACGTTTCGCCAGGGGTGAGACGCGCGATTGGATCAGCATCGTCAACCAAACGGAGGTGTGA
- a CDS encoding acyl-CoA desaturase, protein MDTTDRCTVNSLREVPGCDPSAGAVRWDPVHSLWNGGMLAAALLLAPVYASWGAVTVFLVLTGASLLLGHSVGFHRRLIHRSFDCPLWLERALVWVGNCVGMSGPFWMIRTHDLRDWAQRQAHCHDYLAHRQPMLIDAWWQLHCRLTLDHPPAFDLGAAGKDRFYRFLEATWMAQQLPLALLLYLGGGWGWVIWGVCVRVSASVTGHWYVGHLAHRRGPQSWLVKDAGVQAHDIPWAAIPTMGEAWHNNHHAFPGSARIGLYPGQSDWGYAFIRALAAMGVAWNIALPEDLGRDKVLARVGPA, encoded by the coding sequence ATGGACACCACCGATCGCTGCACCGTGAACAGCCTGAGGGAGGTGCCCGGATGCGATCCAAGTGCGGGCGCTGTCCGCTGGGACCCTGTTCATTCCTTGTGGAACGGCGGCATGCTGGCCGCCGCCCTGCTGCTCGCCCCGGTCTATGCCAGTTGGGGAGCGGTCACGGTCTTCCTTGTCCTGACCGGCGCTTCGCTGTTGCTGGGGCACAGTGTCGGCTTCCATCGGCGGCTGATCCATCGCAGCTTCGATTGCCCCTTATGGCTGGAAAGAGCGCTGGTCTGGGTGGGCAACTGCGTCGGCATGAGTGGCCCTTTCTGGATGATTCGCACCCATGACCTGCGCGACTGGGCCCAGCGCCAGGCCCATTGCCATGACTATCTTGCCCACCGCCAACCTATGCTGATCGATGCATGGTGGCAGTTGCATTGCCGCCTGACGCTGGATCATCCGCCCGCCTTCGATCTGGGAGCCGCAGGCAAGGACCGCTTCTATCGCTTTCTGGAGGCCACATGGATGGCCCAGCAGCTTCCCCTCGCCTTGCTGCTCTATCTGGGTGGAGGATGGGGTTGGGTGATCTGGGGCGTGTGCGTGCGCGTCAGCGCCTCGGTGACGGGGCATTGGTATGTCGGTCATCTGGCGCATCGTCGGGGGCCGCAAAGCTGGCTGGTCAAGGACGCAGGCGTGCAGGCTCATGATATCCCATGGGCCGCGATCCCCACCATGGGCGAGGCATGGCACAACAATCACCATGCCTTTCCGGGCTCGGCCCGCATCGGGCTTTATCCGGGGCAAAGCGATTGGGGCTATGCCTTTATTCGCGCCTTGGCCGCGATGGGCGTCGCCTGGAATATCGCGCTGCCGGAAGATCTGGGGCGCGACAAGGTGCTGGCACGGGTGGGGCCTGCCTAG
- a CDS encoding metalloregulator ArsR/SmtB family transcription factor, which yields MQKVFEALASAPRRKILAYLAHTELNAGDIASRFEMSKPAVSQHLGVLENAGLITSEKRGQYVYYSLVPDSLANTLNAYVQEVCPVARPLKAESAQIARTRDDASES from the coding sequence ATGCAGAAGGTTTTCGAAGCACTGGCCTCGGCCCCGCGCCGCAAGATCCTGGCCTATCTGGCGCATACCGAGCTGAATGCCGGGGACATCGCGTCGCGGTTCGAGATGTCCAAGCCGGCGGTGTCCCAGCATCTGGGCGTGCTTGAAAATGCCGGGCTGATCACCAGCGAGAAGCGCGGGCAATATGTCTATTACAGCCTGGTGCCGGACAGTCTGGCGAACACGCTCAACGCCTATGTACAGGAGGTTTGCCCGGTGGCCAGACCGCTCAAGGCGGAAAGCGCGCAGATCGCCAGAACGCGTGACGATGCTTCCGAAAGCTGA
- a CDS encoding diacylglycerol kinase family protein, producing MQSNLHTNQIPCPAPSGRFSIRARLRSVSYAAQGIVTLIREEHNARIHLFATGAVVLTGWRLHCTWDEWRWLLLAIGLVWMAEAFNTAIEVLCDLVQPGFHPQVKRIKDLAAGAVLLAALTAALIGMTVLWPHLAGSMA from the coding sequence ATGCAAAGTAATTTACACACCAATCAGATCCCCTGCCCCGCCCCTTCCGGCAGATTCAGTATCAGGGCTCGATTGCGCAGCGTGTCCTATGCGGCGCAAGGGATCGTGACCCTGATCCGCGAAGAACATAACGCCCGCATCCATCTGTTCGCCACCGGCGCTGTGGTGCTGACGGGCTGGCGGCTCCATTGCACATGGGACGAATGGCGCTGGCTGTTGCTGGCCATCGGACTGGTCTGGATGGCCGAAGCCTTCAACACGGCCATCGAGGTGCTTTGCGATCTGGTGCAGCCGGGATTTCATCCGCAGGTGAAGCGGATCAAGGATCTGGCCGCAGGAGCGGTGCTGCTGGCGGCCCTGACAGCAGCCTTGATCGGCATGACTGTGCTCTGGCCGCATCTTGCCGGGAGCATGGCTTGA
- a CDS encoding winged helix-turn-helix domain-containing protein, with protein sequence MSASDRKPPFAYTGLDRIFHEKARLGIATSLAGHAEGLSFSDLKALCGLTDGNLSRHLQVLEEAGFVALNKGYDGKRPHTSCCLTDQGRARFMEYLAELEHVLRQASLATAGHGHGGLKTSPQTS encoded by the coding sequence ATGTCCGCCTCTGACCGCAAGCCTCCCTTTGCCTATACGGGGCTGGACCGGATCTTCCATGAGAAGGCGCGGCTGGGCATTGCGACATCACTGGCAGGGCATGCCGAGGGGCTGAGCTTTTCCGATCTCAAAGCCCTGTGCGGACTGACCGACGGCAATCTGAGTCGCCACCTTCAGGTGCTTGAAGAGGCAGGCTTCGTGGCCTTGAACAAAGGTTACGACGGCAAGCGACCGCACACAAGCTGCTGCCTGACCGATCAGGGGCGAGCGCGGTTTATGGAGTATCTGGCCGAACTGGAACATGTGCTGCGGCAAGCCTCGCTGGCGACCGCAGGGCACGGTCATGGGGGTTTGAAAACGAGTCCCCAGACAAGCTGA
- the prfH gene encoding peptide chain release factor H, with amino-acid sequence MKEIILHITAGKGPQECRWVVAQLARAFAREAKDMGLGWEMLDGLAESPSSILLRIDGEAATTFAAQRIGTIQWIGNSPFRPGHKRRNWFVGVAPAPEPEALTDLREEDIDYQAMRASGPGGQHVNKTDSAVRATHRPSGLVAVAQEQRSQHANRKLARLKLAIMLEERRGQAKDDALRSQWQVHQDLERGNAVRVYAGPKFALKG; translated from the coding sequence ATGAAAGAGATCATCCTGCATATCACGGCGGGCAAAGGTCCGCAGGAATGCCGCTGGGTGGTGGCGCAACTGGCGCGCGCCTTTGCCCGTGAGGCCAAAGACATGGGACTCGGCTGGGAGATGTTGGACGGGCTGGCGGAGTCGCCCTCCTCGATCCTGCTGCGCATCGATGGCGAGGCTGCGACAACCTTTGCCGCCCAGCGCATCGGCACAATCCAGTGGATCGGCAACAGCCCGTTCCGCCCCGGCCACAAACGCCGCAACTGGTTCGTGGGTGTGGCCCCCGCGCCAGAGCCCGAGGCCCTCACTGACCTGAGGGAGGAGGATATCGATTATCAGGCCATGCGTGCCAGCGGACCGGGCGGCCAGCACGTCAACAAGACCGACAGCGCGGTGCGGGCCACGCATCGGCCCAGCGGGCTTGTTGCTGTGGCTCAGGAACAGCGGTCCCAGCATGCCAACCGCAAGCTGGCCCGGCTGAAGCTGGCCATCATGCTGGAGGAACGGCGCGGGCAGGCCAAAGACGATGCGCTCCGGTCGCAATGGCAGGTCCATCAGGATCTGGAGCGCGGCAATGCGGTCAGGGTCTATGCCGGGCCGAAATTTGCCCTGAAAGGATAA
- a CDS encoding RNA ligase RtcB family protein: MSQITLIASDPARFDPLALDQLQATARYGGMARIVGLPDLHAGNGIAVGAAFWSPDRIWPHLVGSDIGCGMALWETDCSLRKFRLGSIERKLHGLDAPWPGDGAAALADAGLPADLASPALGTIGGGNHFVEFQRIEEMVDEARFAALGLRQDRVWMMVHSGSRGLGQAILQAHRQAEITEGIAASSPAATAYLAEHDAALDWAVLNRRIIAERFCACLGLTGRRVLDICHNSVTPHQSGWLHRKGAAPADRGLVTIPGSRGDFSYLVEPIADKADHALHSLAHGAGRKWSRKDAHARLSRRFKVADMQRTDLGSHVICEDRRLIFEEAPDAYKDIAMVIANLEQAGLIRVIARLRPLLSYKTRAA; encoded by the coding sequence ATGAGCCAGATCACTCTGATCGCCAGCGATCCCGCGCGTTTCGATCCGCTGGCGCTGGACCAGCTTCAGGCCACTGCGCGCTATGGTGGAATGGCGCGCATCGTGGGTCTGCCCGATCTGCATGCGGGCAATGGCATCGCCGTGGGCGCGGCCTTCTGGTCGCCGGACCGCATCTGGCCGCATCTGGTGGGCAGCGACATCGGATGCGGCATGGCCCTGTGGGAAACCGACTGCTCCCTGCGCAAGTTCAGGCTGGGCTCTATCGAGCGCAAGCTGCATGGGTTGGATGCACCGTGGCCGGGCGATGGCGCGGCGGCTCTGGCAGATGCCGGATTGCCAGCCGATCTGGCCAGCCCGGCGCTGGGCACCATCGGCGGAGGCAACCACTTCGTCGAATTTCAGCGCATCGAGGAGATGGTGGACGAGGCGCGCTTCGCCGCGCTGGGCCTGCGGCAGGATCGGGTGTGGATGATGGTCCACAGCGGCTCGCGCGGGCTGGGTCAGGCCATCCTGCAGGCGCATCGCCAAGCGGAGATCACCGAAGGCATCGCGGCAAGCAGTCCAGCAGCAACGGCCTATCTGGCCGAGCATGATGCCGCGCTGGACTGGGCCGTCCTCAACCGCCGGATCATCGCCGAGCGCTTTTGCGCCTGCCTTGGCCTGACCGGACGCCGCGTGCTGGATATCTGCCATAACAGCGTGACGCCGCATCAGAGCGGATGGCTGCACCGCAAGGGCGCCGCGCCAGCCGATCGCGGTCTGGTCACCATTCCCGGCTCGCGCGGGGATTTCAGCTATCTGGTCGAGCCGATCGCCGACAAGGCCGATCATGCCCTGCATTCGCTGGCTCATGGCGCGGGCCGCAAATGGAGCCGCAAGGATGCCCATGCCCGCCTGTCGCGCCGCTTCAAAGTGGCCGACATGCAGCGCACCGATCTGGGCAGCCATGTGATTTGTGAGGATCGCCGGCTGATCTTCGAAGAAGCGCCCGATGCCTATAAGGACATCGCCATGGTGATCGCCAATCTGGAGCAGGCCGGGCTTATCCGCGTGATTGCCCGGCTTCGCCCCCTGCTCAGTTATAAGACGAGGGCCGCATGA
- a CDS encoding GIY-YIG nuclease family protein: MISNAFEQTLGEIFGRTIQLFLVDGTPTGLRKATIHGWTGLTFVATSTTFAALTARPELDRTGIYILAGPDPEAVGGTRTYIGSANSVRERIKQSAQQREFWETAIAVTTSDDDLSKGHVEYLEARLIELAHAANRVTLDNGTAPGGNRRRLPEADQANMEQFLANLKIILPVVGLDMLKPQPRAVTQTATPVAQRTSGEITFEIRHRSGIQAEAVEEDGEFVVLEGSQALKDTGYVQQSYTTLKENLVKRGVLQASAEGRYIFVKPYSFSSPSAAAAVVLDRSSNGLSEWKVKGEKRTYNDVKQARIAVDEVSV, encoded by the coding sequence ATGATTTCAAACGCTTTCGAACAGACTTTGGGCGAAATTTTCGGCCGCACCATCCAACTTTTCCTGGTTGATGGCACACCCACCGGCTTGCGCAAGGCCACGATTCATGGTTGGACTGGTCTGACCTTCGTCGCCACGAGCACCACCTTTGCCGCGCTCACTGCTCGGCCAGAACTGGATCGAACCGGCATCTACATCCTCGCTGGTCCCGATCCCGAGGCAGTGGGCGGCACGCGAACCTATATCGGTTCGGCCAACAGCGTGCGTGAGCGGATCAAGCAGAGCGCACAGCAGCGGGAATTCTGGGAAACGGCAATTGCCGTTACCACCAGCGACGATGATCTGTCGAAAGGTCATGTCGAATATCTTGAAGCCCGGTTAATCGAATTGGCACATGCGGCAAACCGAGTTACGCTGGACAATGGCACCGCGCCCGGCGGCAATCGCCGTCGCTTACCCGAAGCCGATCAAGCAAACATGGAACAGTTCCTCGCCAATCTGAAAATCATATTGCCCGTAGTCGGGCTGGATATGCTGAAACCGCAGCCGCGTGCAGTGACACAAACGGCTACGCCGGTGGCGCAGCGCACCAGTGGCGAAATCACTTTTGAAATCCGCCATCGCTCCGGCATTCAAGCGGAGGCCGTGGAGGAAGATGGCGAATTTGTCGTTCTAGAGGGTTCGCAGGCATTGAAAGACACTGGCTATGTCCAGCAAAGCTATACCACGTTGAAAGAAAACTTAGTGAAACGGGGCGTGCTGCAAGCCAGCGCCGAGGGGCGGTATATATTTGTGAAGCCTTATAGCTTTTCTAGCCCCTCTGCCGCGGCAGCCGTCGTGCTGGATCGTAGCAGCAATGGCCTGTCTGAGTGGAAGGTCAAAGGTGAAAAGCGGACCTACAACGATGTGAAGCAGGCGCGAATTGCTGTCGACGAGGTAAGCGTATGA
- a CDS encoding polysaccharide deacetylase family protein, producing the protein MASLRLSDAPAENALVRFKAGMGQRFLLTVDTEEEFDWTQPLRASGHTVDTVGWITKFQEFCGGFGVVPVYLIDYPIATSPLAAEVLREPLAQGNAEVGVQLHPWVNPPHEEEVNQHNSFAGNLPYELERAKFMHLHETIQRNFGVKPLIYRAGRYGTGPNTASILQEAGIAIDTSVRSRFDYSPGGGPDYSHLGLHPWWVDEARTLMELPLTSVFAGGLRHWGQRLFPAVSQMGRMQGAMARLRLLDRIPLTPEGVTIAEALRAVDLAVEAQLPVVVLSFHSPSLSPGYTPYVRTAGDLDRMYDWWRAVFTRLIAARVKPTSVKEIMESVVLA; encoded by the coding sequence TTGGCAAGCCTTCGACTGAGCGACGCTCCAGCCGAAAACGCACTCGTGCGTTTCAAGGCTGGTATGGGCCAGCGCTTCCTGCTGACCGTGGACACCGAGGAAGAGTTCGACTGGACCCAGCCGCTGCGCGCCAGCGGGCACACTGTCGATACGGTGGGCTGGATCACCAAGTTTCAGGAGTTCTGCGGCGGCTTCGGCGTGGTGCCGGTCTATCTGATCGACTACCCCATCGCCACATCCCCGCTGGCCGCCGAGGTGCTGCGTGAGCCGCTGGCGCAGGGCAACGCCGAGGTGGGCGTGCAGTTGCACCCCTGGGTCAACCCGCCGCATGAGGAAGAGGTCAACCAGCACAACAGCTTCGCGGGCAATCTGCCCTATGAGCTGGAGCGCGCCAAATTCATGCATCTGCATGAAACGATCCAGCGCAATTTCGGCGTCAAGCCGCTGATCTACCGCGCCGGGCGCTATGGCACCGGGCCCAACACCGCATCGATCCTGCAGGAAGCGGGCATTGCCATCGATACATCGGTGCGCTCCCGCTTCGACTATTCGCCCGGCGGCGGGCCGGATTACAGCCATCTGGGCCTTCACCCATGGTGGGTGGATGAGGCACGCACGCTGATGGAGCTGCCGCTGACCTCGGTCTTCGCCGGCGGCCTGCGGCACTGGGGGCAAAGGCTGTTTCCGGCGGTGTCGCAGATGGGGCGGATGCAGGGAGCGATGGCCCGCCTGCGCCTGCTCGACCGCATTCCGCTGACGCCCGAAGGCGTGACCATCGCCGAAGCGCTGCGTGCGGTGGATCTGGCGGTTGAAGCGCAATTGCCGGTGGTGGTCTTGTCCTTCCACAGCCCCTCGCTGAGCCCCGGCTACACGCCCTATGTGCGCACGGCGGGCGATCTGGACCGTATGTATGACTGGTGGCGCGCGGTGTTCACCCGGCTGATCGCGGCGCGGGTGAAACCGACATCGGTAAAGGAAATCATGGAATCGGTGGTACTTGCCTAG